The Haladaptatus cibarius D43 genome window below encodes:
- the cobA gene encoding uroporphyrinogen-III C-methyltransferase translates to MHTGTVYLVGAGPGDPELLTVKARKLLDSADTVLHDRLADDRIVESCSDAAEIISVGKRPGPDGERTTQEEIHHLLVRKARDGKDVVRLKGGDPTVFGRGGEEGEHLAAAGIDFEIVPGITSAVAGPGVAGIPVTHRDHASCVTVLTGHEDPTKPESALDWDALSTMVQAGGTLVILMGVGRLPDNVAALRAGGVAEDTPVAMVERATRDDEFTVTGTLGTIVERRDEVGIEPPAVTVVGDVVTVRDKVVEYLQGAPSVGFAPAPETAVSDRGVE, encoded by the coding sequence ATGCACACAGGAACAGTCTACTTAGTCGGTGCAGGGCCGGGTGACCCGGAACTGCTGACGGTAAAGGCACGCAAGCTACTGGATTCGGCGGATACGGTTCTCCACGATAGGTTGGCGGACGACCGAATCGTGGAGTCCTGTTCGGACGCCGCCGAAATTATTTCCGTCGGGAAGCGACCCGGCCCGGACGGCGAGCGAACCACGCAGGAGGAGATTCACCACCTTCTGGTTCGCAAAGCGCGCGACGGGAAGGACGTGGTTCGACTGAAGGGCGGCGACCCGACGGTGTTCGGGCGCGGCGGCGAGGAGGGGGAACACCTCGCCGCCGCCGGAATAGATTTCGAAATCGTCCCCGGCATCACGAGCGCGGTTGCGGGACCGGGCGTTGCTGGGATTCCAGTAACACACCGCGACCACGCATCCTGCGTCACCGTCCTCACGGGCCACGAAGACCCGACGAAACCGGAGAGCGCGCTCGACTGGGACGCACTGTCTACGATGGTTCAGGCGGGCGGAACGCTCGTCATCCTCATGGGTGTCGGCAGACTTCCGGACAACGTGGCGGCGCTTCGAGCAGGTGGAGTCGCCGAAGACACTCCAGTTGCAATGGTCGAGCGTGCGACCCGCGACGACGAGTTCACTGTCACTGGAACGCTCGGAACCATCGTGGAACGGCGGGACGAAGTCGGCATCGAACCGCCCGCAGTCACCGTCGTCGGCGACGTGGTGACCGTCCGGGACAAGGTCGTCGAATACCTTCAAGGCGCGCCGTCGGTCGGGTTCGCGCCCGCACCCGAGACGGCAGTTTCGGACAGGGGTGTGGAGTGA
- a CDS encoding ArsR/SmtB family transcription factor: MVEQPPDEPNLDVIFKALAHPTRRELIEQMAAEPKSVSELADPHDVSLAAISKHLHVLEDAGLIEVEEDGRIRRCYLDATPLSAAFGWLTRYRVLWDDRLDALANHLENQDNDDRPDSS; the protein is encoded by the coding sequence ATGGTTGAACAACCACCGGACGAACCGAACCTCGACGTAATCTTCAAAGCCCTGGCTCACCCGACCCGGCGAGAACTCATCGAACAGATGGCCGCCGAGCCGAAGAGCGTCAGTGAGTTGGCCGACCCTCACGACGTCTCGCTAGCCGCAATCTCCAAACACCTCCACGTGTTAGAAGATGCGGGCCTGATAGAGGTCGAAGAGGATGGACGGATTCGTCGTTGCTACTTGGATGCAACGCCGCTAAGTGCAGCGTTCGGCTGGTTGACTCGCTACCGCGTCCTCTGGGACGACCGATTGGACGCACTGGCCAACCATCTGGAGAACCAAGACAATGACGACCGACCAGACTCCTCCTGA
- a CDS encoding deoxyhypusine synthase, giving the protein MTEDDTHDHVVPGSDEEIDTLDVRGYDFREPFDFGDLLESYATTGFQATQLAEAIDIAEQMQAEDATVYLTFTSNIISSGLREVVAYLVREGYVDVLITTSGSLTEDVIKTAKPFKMGEWDADEGELRERGINRLGNIFVPSDRYVWLEEYLYDFFDDFFAEEKVRTPTAFARELGETLDDDDSVLKQAADNDVPIYCPALTDAEVGNFLYYYRQGYDSEVGIEILDDYDSLIEDGLLADETGLIAVGGGVPKHHAIMTNLFRGGADYVVYISTGVEGDGSLSGAPPNEAVSWGKIKNHDTNYTQVEAEATLVFPLLVAGAFR; this is encoded by the coding sequence ATGACCGAAGACGACACGCACGACCACGTCGTACCCGGGAGTGACGAAGAAATAGACACCCTCGACGTTCGCGGCTACGACTTCCGCGAACCGTTCGATTTCGGTGACCTCTTGGAATCGTATGCAACGACGGGCTTTCAAGCGACACAACTCGCTGAAGCCATCGACATCGCAGAACAGATGCAGGCCGAGGATGCGACCGTCTATTTAACGTTCACCTCGAACATCATCTCCTCCGGTCTCCGTGAGGTCGTCGCGTACCTCGTCCGTGAGGGTTACGTCGATGTACTCATCACGACATCCGGGTCGCTCACCGAGGACGTTATCAAGACCGCGAAACCGTTCAAAATGGGCGAATGGGACGCCGACGAAGGCGAACTTCGGGAGCGAGGAATCAACCGCCTCGGAAACATCTTCGTCCCCTCCGACCGGTACGTCTGGTTAGAAGAGTACCTCTATGACTTCTTCGACGACTTCTTCGCGGAGGAGAAAGTTCGGACGCCGACGGCGTTCGCACGCGAATTAGGAGAAACGCTCGACGACGACGATTCGGTGCTGAAACAGGCCGCGGACAACGACGTCCCCATCTACTGTCCCGCGCTGACGGATGCAGAGGTCGGCAACTTCCTCTACTACTACCGGCAAGGGTACGATTCGGAGGTCGGAATCGAGATTCTGGACGACTACGACTCGCTCATCGAGGACGGTCTACTCGCGGACGAAACGGGCCTCATCGCCGTCGGCGGCGGCGTTCCGAAGCACCACGCTATCATGACGAACCTCTTCCGCGGCGGCGCGGACTACGTCGTCTACATCTCGACGGGCGTCGAAGGCGACGGGTCGCTCTCGGGCGCACCGCCGAACGAAGCAGTGTCGTGGGGGAAAATCAAAAACCACGACACCAACTACACGCAGGTCGAAGCGGAAGCGACGCTCGTGTTCCCGTTGTTGGTCGCTGGTGCGTTTCGGTGA
- a CDS encoding DR2241 family protein produces the protein MESASRPISEPQTEAEVIKTWGQLSILIRLTENGEREYEVRHVEDREKDSSALDIYRDPTVVRDLSRFTDDGDYRPLRTAPTLPTGWSFETGNPDELYRVVDWVYPATIANWNLEREDSLDVTQFEETAERQTGIYANIGNLDREALENAVVACCADSQCRKRREWDASENDEIDVPRGDGEFPCREPCSLFVAAAREFLAVEQGDAERTEPTFERPTGRDANERLAQLAFVDDVSDSSVRDGEVSDPANRYRARYRRAKQFTAER, from the coding sequence GTGGAAAGTGCGAGTCGGCCGATTTCAGAACCCCAAACCGAAGCCGAAGTCATCAAAACGTGGGGGCAACTGTCCATCTTGATTCGATTGACCGAAAATGGAGAACGCGAATACGAAGTTCGCCACGTCGAAGACCGAGAAAAGGATTCCTCCGCTCTCGACATCTACCGCGACCCGACCGTGGTACGCGACCTGTCGCGGTTCACGGACGACGGCGACTACCGCCCGCTCCGAACCGCCCCGACCCTGCCGACTGGGTGGTCGTTCGAAACAGGAAATCCGGACGAACTCTATCGCGTCGTGGATTGGGTGTACCCCGCGACGATTGCTAATTGGAATTTGGAGCGCGAGGACAGCCTCGACGTGACGCAGTTCGAGGAGACGGCGGAGCGTCAAACCGGAATCTACGCGAACATCGGGAACCTCGACCGGGAGGCGCTGGAAAACGCAGTTGTGGCCTGCTGTGCCGATTCGCAGTGTCGAAAGCGTAGAGAGTGGGACGCGAGCGAAAACGACGAAATCGACGTTCCCCGTGGCGACGGCGAATTCCCGTGCAGAGAGCCGTGTTCGCTGTTCGTCGCCGCGGCGCGCGAATTTCTGGCGGTGGAGCAGGGAGATGCAGAAAGGACAGAACCGACGTTCGAACGACCCACGGGGCGCGATGCGAACGAGCGACTAGCGCAACTGGCGTTCGTGGACGATGTTTCAGACTCATCCGTCCGCGACGGCGAGGTGAGCGACCCCGCGAACCGCTACCGGGCGCGGTACCGCCGCGCGAAGCAGTTCACAGCGGAGCGATGA
- a CDS encoding SRPBCC domain-containing protein: MTDDTTNEGRSMTVNRTIEAPPERVYDAFLDPDELGEWLPPDGFRAEVHELEPEEGGQFRMTFIAETEELEPYSQSFHGTYVELVPGERIVHTDEFETDDPGMTGEMTVTVTFEAVSDGTAVTVHQEGIPEDVPVDDANAGWMNSLENLAQLVE, encoded by the coding sequence ATGACCGACGACACGACGAACGAAGGGCGAAGTATGACGGTGAACCGCACCATCGAGGCACCACCCGAGAGGGTTTACGATGCGTTCCTCGACCCCGACGAACTCGGCGAGTGGCTCCCTCCGGACGGTTTCAGGGCGGAAGTACACGAATTAGAACCCGAAGAGGGTGGCCAGTTCCGCATGACGTTTATCGCCGAGACGGAGGAGCTTGAACCCTACTCACAGTCGTTTCACGGAACGTACGTGGAACTGGTGCCGGGCGAGCGAATCGTCCACACGGACGAATTCGAGACAGATGACCCGGGAATGACCGGTGAGATGACGGTCACGGTCACCTTCGAGGCAGTCTCCGACGGGACTGCAGTCACAGTTCATCAAGAGGGAATCCCCGAGGACGTTCCCGTTGACGATGCCAATGCGGGATGGATGAACTCCCTCGAAAACCTCGCGCAGTTGGTGGAATGA
- a CDS encoding ferredoxin, with translation MAEGRVTNTPPVEEKPYKIVFEGGRCFGAGKCAEVADNWEMDFSTGLGAPKTYFIGEGELAANVRAAEVCPAKKDAGAIHVIDRKTGDEIAPNPHGDGTVSLG, from the coding sequence ATTGCGGAGGGTCGCGTGACGAACACGCCGCCAGTCGAGGAAAAACCGTACAAAATCGTCTTCGAGGGCGGGCGTTGTTTCGGTGCTGGAAAATGCGCCGAGGTGGCGGACAACTGGGAGATGGACTTTTCGACCGGACTCGGCGCGCCGAAAACGTACTTCATTGGCGAAGGCGAACTCGCAGCAAACGTCCGCGCCGCGGAGGTCTGTCCCGCGAAAAAGGATGCTGGCGCCATCCACGTCATCGACCGGAAAACCGGGGACGAAATCGCGCCGAACCCGCACGGCGACGGCACCGTCAGTCTCGGTTGA
- a CDS encoding AI-2E family transporter yields the protein MDGTVGIDARTVFAWILVTVLAMLSWLLVEPFLSWLLATGFLAFVFFPLHRRLENRIGARLSAGLLSVLVVLVVLIPLAFGLNAALARGTTLLEGFSEASGVQQLERILRQNTGISIPVQSSVRQSAERLSGYVGDRAPTIVRTSFDAVIGFLLLVFVFYYLLKDGSRFIKWVKQMTPLAPSVRNELFTSANDMMWAVLKGHVLVAIIQGFVAGISLFLTGVPGAALLTVVMMVLAIVPIIGVAPVLGGAVVYLFINGEVLSAAFVVIWGVTSVAVTDDYLRAVIIDQQSEMHSAVVFVGVVGGTYLFGAMGLFVGPILLGLFKTSVEVIGSYYGIIRRS from the coding sequence ATGGATGGGACCGTGGGGATAGACGCTCGAACGGTGTTCGCATGGATACTGGTGACCGTGCTGGCGATGCTCTCGTGGCTGCTCGTAGAACCGTTTCTCTCGTGGCTACTCGCAACGGGATTTCTCGCGTTCGTGTTCTTTCCGCTTCACCGACGACTCGAAAACCGAATCGGCGCACGACTCTCCGCAGGGTTGCTTTCGGTTCTCGTCGTCCTCGTCGTTCTCATTCCGCTGGCGTTCGGATTGAACGCGGCACTAGCGAGAGGAACCACGCTTCTAGAGGGATTTTCCGAAGCCAGCGGCGTACAACAGCTAGAGCGTATTCTTCGCCAGAATACCGGTATCTCGATTCCGGTTCAGTCCTCTGTCCGACAGAGTGCCGAACGATTGAGTGGATACGTCGGTGACCGTGCGCCGACTATCGTTCGCACCAGCTTCGACGCCGTCATCGGATTTTTGCTCCTCGTGTTCGTCTTCTACTACCTTCTCAAAGACGGTTCGCGGTTTATCAAGTGGGTGAAACAAATGACACCGCTCGCGCCATCCGTGCGCAACGAACTGTTCACGTCGGCCAACGACATGATGTGGGCAGTCCTCAAAGGACACGTCCTCGTCGCAATCATCCAAGGATTCGTCGCGGGTATCAGCCTCTTTCTCACTGGCGTGCCGGGAGCAGCCCTCCTTACGGTTGTGATGATGGTTCTCGCAATCGTTCCAATTATCGGGGTCGCGCCGGTTCTCGGCGGCGCTGTCGTCTACCTCTTCATCAACGGCGAGGTGCTATCCGCGGCGTTCGTCGTCATCTGGGGAGTCACGTCCGTCGCCGTCACGGACGACTACCTGCGTGCGGTGATAATCGACCAACAGTCGGAGATGCACTCTGCAGTCGTTTTCGTCGGCGTCGTGGGCGGCACCTACCTTTTCGGCGCGATGGGATTGTTCGTCGGACCAATTCTCCTCGGTCTGTTCAAAACGAGCGTGGAAGTAATCGGCAGTTATTACGGAATCATCCGTCGTTCCTGA
- a CDS encoding type II toxin-antitoxin system death-on-curing family toxin encodes MPETIHEKAFQLMRLLVANHPFVDGNKRTALAAVVSLYALNGYDLNYGSEVKDVLKRLATDEAEVSEAKVIEYLEKTTIELPEEYEATYQLWLDRIGSGVSHSASDEQNGYDSCETREK; translated from the coding sequence ATGCCGGAGACGATTCACGAGAAAGCATTTCAACTAATGCGACTCCTTGTTGCGAACCATCCGTTCGTCGATGGGAATAAACGGACTGCGCTTGCCGCAGTCGTCTCACTGTACGCGCTGAACGGCTACGATTTAAATTACGGTTCAGAAGTCAAAGACGTTCTCAAGCGACTTGCGACGGACGAGGCAGAAGTCAGCGAAGCAAAGGTAATCGAATATCTCGAAAAGACGACAATTGAACTCCCGGAAGAGTACGAGGCGACGTATCAATTGTGGCTCGACCGAATCGGAAGCGGAGTGTCCCACTCCGCGAGTGACGAACAGAACGGTTATGACTCGTGCGAAACAAGAGAAAAGTAG
- a CDS encoding BKACE family enzyme: MSYENYLGDEPLIVTAAVTGGVHGKEANPNVPETPEEIGRAAAAVEEAGAAVIHLHARKSNGERTFSTDRFQEIDDAVREHTDDIIIQHSTGGTGASDEDRHLPLRTDPPPEMASLDMGPLNRYDHLTSENTRGLVNSLYDEMQERGIKPELEVFNDGHRNEVFGLLSRRDLDEPVYATLIFGPGTLTRPTPQNFLNAIEDLPDCALFNTLGFGRHQLPFAAMGIVFGGHIRVGLEDNVYYRRGELAESNAQLVRRSVRLADELEREVASPAQAREILGL, encoded by the coding sequence ATGAGCTACGAAAACTATCTCGGAGACGAACCGCTCATCGTTACGGCGGCGGTGACGGGCGGCGTCCACGGCAAGGAAGCCAACCCGAACGTGCCGGAAACGCCGGAAGAAATCGGGCGTGCCGCCGCCGCAGTCGAGGAGGCGGGTGCTGCAGTGATTCATCTCCACGCCCGGAAATCGAACGGCGAGCGTACGTTTTCGACCGACCGATTTCAGGAGATAGACGACGCGGTCAGGGAACACACCGACGACATCATCATCCAGCATTCGACGGGCGGAACCGGAGCGTCGGACGAAGACCGTCATCTGCCCCTGCGAACCGACCCGCCGCCGGAGATGGCATCGTTGGACATGGGGCCGCTGAACCGGTACGACCACCTCACGAGCGAGAACACGCGAGGACTGGTCAATAGCCTCTACGACGAGATGCAAGAGCGCGGAATCAAACCGGAGTTGGAGGTGTTCAACGACGGCCACCGAAACGAGGTGTTCGGACTGCTTTCGCGCCGCGACCTCGACGAACCGGTCTACGCCACGCTCATCTTCGGGCCGGGGACGCTGACGCGCCCGACGCCGCAGAACTTCCTGAACGCAATCGAGGATTTGCCCGACTGCGCGCTGTTCAACACGCTCGGGTTCGGCAGACACCAACTCCCGTTTGCCGCGATGGGAATCGTGTTCGGCGGCCACATCCGGGTCGGATTAGAGGACAACGTCTACTACCGACGGGGTGAACTCGCAGAAAGCAATGCGCAACTCGTCCGTCGATCAGTGCGCCTCGCGGACGAACTCGAACGAGAAGTTGCATCTCCCGCACAGGCGCGAGAGATTCTTGGATTGTGA
- a CDS encoding precorrin-2 dehydrogenase/sirohydrochlorin ferrochelatase family protein, translating into MLPLFHDFAGETVLVFGGGRVGCRKARFFAQEATVIVVGAEFAGELRAESVSQIKTRVSKEDLADWFDRTAPALVVAATDDGALNKAIEIEAGKRDIFVNRADRHGNREIGSVVVPATVRDGDVIAAVGTGGRSPALSKHLRQRIEPLLSGADQMAELTAAIRQELKERDVPAKNRREAVRAVIDSEAVWKAIECERRRSDSDETSALNEAKRVVSDVLNRD; encoded by the coding sequence ATGCTTCCCCTGTTTCACGATTTCGCTGGCGAGACAGTCCTCGTTTTCGGCGGGGGTCGCGTCGGCTGTCGGAAAGCCCGGTTTTTCGCGCAGGAAGCAACCGTCATCGTCGTCGGCGCAGAGTTCGCGGGCGAACTACGCGCTGAATCCGTGTCGCAAATCAAAACACGCGTCTCGAAAGAAGACCTTGCGGACTGGTTCGACCGAACTGCGCCCGCGCTCGTCGTCGCCGCGACCGACGACGGCGCGCTCAACAAGGCAATCGAGATAGAGGCCGGGAAACGAGATATCTTCGTCAACCGCGCCGACAGGCACGGGAACAGAGAAATCGGAAGCGTCGTCGTCCCGGCGACGGTGAGAGATGGAGACGTGATTGCGGCGGTCGGAACCGGCGGACGAAGCCCCGCTTTGAGCAAACATCTTCGCCAGCGAATCGAGCCACTGCTTTCGGGCGCAGACCAGATGGCCGAACTGACCGCGGCAATTCGACAAGAACTGAAGGAACGAGACGTTCCCGCGAAGAACCGCCGGGAGGCGGTTCGAGCAGTCATCGATTCTGAAGCAGTTTGGAAGGCTATCGAGTGCGAAAGAAGGAGGAGCGACAGCGACGAAACAAGCGCCCTAAACGAAGCAAAACGAGTCGTCAGTGACGTTCTCAACCGAGACTGA
- a CDS encoding anthrone oxygenase family protein, with product MIRQSVLSGELLGPLIAVSTIFTGLMAGFFFAYSVSVVLALDTLSAATYTTVMQEINEKVLNAVFGVVFFGAVVVPAISMVILVFWGDWTTLSGRLFLVGVVVYVLGTFAVTMRIHIPMNDDIATWSSASPPDEWAEVRARWTRWNHVRTIAAVVSFASYLAALSVR from the coding sequence ATGATACGACAGAGCGTGCTGTCCGGGGAGCTACTCGGCCCGTTGATTGCGGTATCGACCATCTTCACGGGACTGATGGCTGGATTCTTTTTCGCCTATTCGGTCAGTGTGGTTCTGGCGCTCGATACCCTGTCAGCGGCGACGTACACGACGGTGATGCAGGAAATCAACGAAAAAGTTCTCAACGCAGTGTTCGGCGTCGTGTTCTTCGGTGCTGTCGTCGTCCCAGCCATCAGCATGGTTATACTCGTGTTTTGGGGGGACTGGACGACGTTGTCCGGCCGACTGTTCCTCGTAGGAGTTGTCGTCTACGTACTCGGGACGTTCGCCGTGACGATGCGAATTCACATTCCGATGAACGACGATATCGCAACGTGGTCGTCGGCGTCACCGCCGGACGAGTGGGCCGAAGTTCGTGCCCGCTGGACGCGGTGGAACCATGTTCGAACGATAGCCGCAGTGGTTTCGTTCGCATCGTATCTCGCGGCACTGTCAGTCCGGTAG
- a CDS encoding YciE/YciF ferroxidase family protein, with the protein MTTDSIEQLFVNGLQELYYAEQQFIDALETLAEQTNDETASRAFSEHRDETQEHVNRLEQVFEQIGKEPQTMDEQVVDALIDEHEQFAQENEGDVLDRYNIEVGQKTEHYEIAAYGNLASLAGKLGYDEAADRLEETLREEESALDELSQAGEQFDEQQIVSD; encoded by the coding sequence ATGACAACAGACTCAATCGAACAACTCTTCGTCAACGGCCTTCAGGAACTGTACTACGCCGAACAGCAATTCATCGACGCGCTGGAGACGCTCGCCGAGCAGACGAACGACGAAACCGCCAGTCGGGCGTTCTCGGAACACCGCGACGAGACGCAGGAACACGTCAACCGACTGGAGCAGGTGTTCGAACAAATCGGCAAGGAGCCTCAAACGATGGATGAGCAAGTCGTGGACGCGCTCATCGACGAACACGAGCAGTTCGCACAAGAAAATGAGGGTGACGTTCTCGACCGGTACAACATCGAAGTTGGGCAGAAAACCGAACACTACGAAATCGCCGCCTACGGCAACCTCGCGTCGTTGGCTGGCAAACTCGGCTACGACGAGGCCGCCGACCGCTTAGAGGAAACCCTCCGCGAGGAAGAATCGGCGCTGGACGAACTGTCGCAGGCCGGTGAGCAGTTCGACGAACAACAGATTGTCAGCGACTAA
- a CDS encoding nitrite/sulfite reductase, whose protein sequence is MPTDVEKWKDELYGEEIREHMLRFAEEGWDAIPDDEHDAWFERFKWWGLYHQRDGQESYFMMRIGPPSGVLSPGQLRVIGEIARDFAVGPADNPEFGNGYADVTTRQAVQLHWVNIEDVPKIWDRLEDAGLSTKQACGDSWRNIVGCPVAGKDKREFVDALPVVQDLNENFKGNPKYENLPRKWKVSVTGCREGCGQGDINDIGIEPAEKEINGEAARGFNVRVGGGLAGREPRFARDIDVFAEPDEVVPVLGGLSGLFRDYGNRENRRRARIKFLVDEWGTEKIRKVLQEEYVDFYLKTAGDDLREEYSYNAGVPDDHGHADHVGVHEQPDGNYYVGLNVLVGRVGAEDMIEMADIATKYGSGEARLTQRQNIILTDVPEDRLDAMLSEPLFDRYSPDPHPFQRGSIACTGTEFCSLSIVETKNRQVRLSRWLRDNVELPEDTENFHIHLSGCTASCAQPQIADISLRGMKTRKNGEAVEALDIGVGGGLGQDPSFATWIRERIAADEVPGAIRNLIHGFAEEREDGETFREFVQARHEDRLETLAKPEETSYDDPYMHNTKKTWYPYAEDDAMEASPAPNSPDDAISGDD, encoded by the coding sequence ATGCCGACCGACGTGGAGAAATGGAAGGACGAACTGTACGGCGAGGAGATACGTGAACACATGCTCCGGTTCGCCGAAGAAGGCTGGGACGCCATTCCGGACGACGAACACGACGCATGGTTCGAGCGGTTCAAATGGTGGGGCCTGTACCATCAGCGCGACGGGCAGGAGAGCTACTTCATGATGCGAATCGGGCCGCCGAGCGGCGTCCTCTCCCCCGGTCAACTGCGCGTCATCGGCGAAATCGCGCGCGATTTCGCCGTCGGCCCGGCCGACAATCCCGAGTTCGGAAACGGCTACGCCGACGTAACGACGCGGCAAGCGGTGCAATTGCACTGGGTCAACATCGAGGACGTGCCGAAAATCTGGGACAGGCTGGAGGATGCGGGACTCTCGACCAAGCAGGCCTGCGGCGACTCGTGGCGTAACATCGTGGGCTGTCCTGTCGCTGGCAAGGACAAACGCGAGTTCGTTGACGCGCTCCCCGTCGTGCAGGATTTGAACGAGAATTTCAAAGGAAATCCGAAGTACGAAAACCTTCCCCGGAAGTGGAAGGTGTCCGTGACAGGGTGCCGGGAAGGCTGTGGACAGGGCGACATCAACGACATCGGCATCGAACCCGCCGAGAAGGAAATCAACGGAGAGGCGGCTCGCGGCTTCAACGTCCGCGTCGGTGGCGGACTCGCTGGACGCGAACCGAGATTTGCACGCGACATCGACGTGTTCGCGGAACCCGACGAAGTCGTTCCGGTTCTGGGTGGCCTCTCGGGCCTGTTCCGCGATTACGGCAACCGCGAGAACCGCCGACGCGCCCGCATCAAATTCCTCGTGGACGAGTGGGGAACCGAAAAAATCCGAAAGGTGTTGCAGGAGGAGTACGTCGATTTCTACCTCAAAACCGCTGGCGATGACCTCCGCGAGGAGTATTCGTACAACGCCGGAGTTCCGGACGACCACGGCCACGCAGACCACGTCGGCGTCCACGAACAACCCGATGGCAACTACTACGTCGGGCTGAACGTCCTCGTCGGGAGAGTGGGCGCGGAGGACATGATAGAGATGGCCGACATCGCCACGAAGTACGGTTCCGGCGAGGCGCGACTCACCCAGCGTCAGAACATCATCCTCACCGACGTTCCGGAAGACCGCCTCGACGCGATGCTTTCCGAACCGCTGTTCGACCGCTACAGTCCCGACCCGCATCCCTTCCAGCGCGGGTCGATTGCCTGTACGGGAACGGAGTTCTGTTCGCTCTCTATCGTGGAGACGAAGAACCGACAGGTGCGCCTCTCACGCTGGCTTCGGGACAACGTCGAACTGCCGGAGGACACCGAGAATTTCCATATCCACCTCTCGGGGTGTACCGCCTCCTGCGCCCAACCGCAAATCGCGGACATCAGCCTGCGCGGGATGAAAACCAGAAAGAACGGCGAAGCGGTCGAAGCCCTCGACATCGGCGTCGGCGGCGGACTCGGCCAAGACCCGAGCTTTGCGACATGGATTCGGGAGCGAATCGCCGCCGACGAGGTTCCGGGCGCGATTCGGAACTTGATTCACGGCTTCGCGGAGGAACGCGAAGATGGCGAGACGTTCCGCGAGTTCGTGCAGGCTCGCCACGAGGACAGACTGGAAACCCTCGCCAAGCCCGAGGAAACCTCCTACGACGACCCGTACATGCACAACACGAAGAAGACGTGGTATCCATACGCCGAGGACGACGCGATGGAGGCCAGTCCGGCCCCAAACAGCCCGGACGACGCGATTTCAGGGGACGACTGA
- a CDS encoding anthranilate phosphoribosyltransferase, translated as MSEVGSGPKSAEDMSYEQAYSAFERILSGDADPTALGGFWVANRWKRNTPEELAGFLDAMRENSVQAVSPNANPVDCGANYDGKRETALLGVAAGLVSAAAGVPVVVHSGDRVPMTEGCAYRHVLAELGVETDLEPEASAEMVDSVGFGFYDQSRYNPGVDALSDRRSEVGVRTFINTVETLANPADTRVHLGSFYHLSFAKRIIETLRESRTSTVERAILFQGLEGYDDIRPGYTKVAEWSDGSKELTDYEIETANYGMSFERDDLEVADVPADSAKITEAVLSGERDDKFADAVALNAAFRIYAGNDAESLEDGLEMAKAVIADGEALDSLSKLRRVA; from the coding sequence ATGTCGGAGGTTGGTTCCGGCCCGAAATCCGCGGAGGACATGAGCTACGAGCAGGCCTACTCGGCCTTCGAACGAATCCTCTCAGGCGACGCCGACCCGACCGCACTCGGCGGATTTTGGGTGGCGAACCGCTGGAAGCGCAACACGCCCGAAGAACTAGCCGGATTCCTCGACGCCATGCGGGAGAACTCTGTACAGGCTGTTTCCCCCAACGCGAATCCGGTGGACTGCGGCGCGAACTACGACGGAAAACGCGAAACCGCACTGCTCGGCGTGGCCGCGGGATTGGTTTCCGCCGCCGCAGGTGTGCCCGTCGTCGTCCACAGCGGCGACCGGGTGCCGATGACCGAAGGGTGTGCGTACCGGCACGTCCTCGCCGAACTCGGGGTCGAAACCGACCTCGAACCCGAAGCGAGCGCGGAAATGGTCGATTCGGTCGGCTTCGGATTCTACGACCAATCACGATACAACCCCGGCGTCGATGCACTCTCCGACCGTCGCTCCGAGGTCGGCGTTCGGACGTTCATCAACACGGTGGAAACGCTGGCCAACCCCGCCGACACACGGGTTCACCTCGGTAGTTTCTACCATCTCTCCTTTGCGAAGCGAATCATTGAGACGCTTCGGGAAAGTCGGACTTCGACGGTCGAACGAGCGATTCTGTTTCAGGGATTGGAGGGCTACGACGACATTCGCCCGGGCTACACGAAAGTCGCCGAGTGGAGCGACGGTTCGAAGGAATTGACCGACTACGAAATCGAAACCGCGAACTACGGGATGTCGTTCGAACGCGACGACCTCGAAGTCGCGGACGTTCCCGCCGACTCCGCAAAAATCACGGAGGCGGTGCTTTCGGGCGAGCGCGACGACAAGTTCGCCGATGCGGTCGCGCTGAACGCGGCGTTCCGAATCTACGCCGGAAATGACGCGGAGTCGCTCGAAGACGGATTGGAGATGGCCAAAGCGGTGATTGCAGACGGGGAAGCCCTCGACAGCCTCTCAAAATTGCGGAGGGTCGCGTGA